Within the [Chlorobium] sp. 445 genome, the region CGAAAACTTTTTGCTTCTACTTTTTCTCGTTGCAGGTATTGGGTATTTGATTGGGAAAATTCGCATCAAAGGTTTTAGTCTGGGTATTGCTGCGGTCTTGTTTGTAGGACTTGCCTTTGGAGCGCTTGCACCAAGCGTGGAACTGCCCGAGTTTTGTCATCTCTTTGGGCTCGTGCTCTTTGTCTATACTATTGGACTCTCAAGTGGACCAAGTTTCATTGCGTCGTTGCGCAGCGGTGGCTTAAGAGAAAACCTGTTTGCGATTTCAGTGCTCATCAGTGTCGGCTTGCTTGTTGTCGGATTGAAGGAGCTCTTCGAATTTTCTGCAGGTATAGCAGCTGGCATATTTGCAGGCAGCACGACCAATACCCCAGCACTTGCAAATGTGATTCAATACCTGCGCGAGCACATCAGTGCCAACAGTGAGACTGCTGTAAAACTCTTTTCTGAACCTGTCATTGCTTATTCACTCTGTTATCCGGGTGGGGTCTTGTGTGTTATTGGTGCTATCTATGTTTTGCAGCGTGCTTGGAGAGTCGACTACAAAGCTGAAATGCAGACGCTTGCACAGGAAACAGGTGAGACTGGTACGCTGACCACGCTTACTGTGAAAATCACCAATCCCACGGTGGCTGATACCACACTCGGTGCATTGCGTCAGCAGCATCACTGGGGTGTGCGATTTGTGCGTTGGTTGCATCACGGGCATCTGCAGCTGGCATTTGACGATGCACGTCTGCAGCCAGGTGATTTCGTCAATATGATTGGCTCTCCAGAAGAAACTCGCCGTGTCGCTGCGTTCTTGGGCGAAGTTGCACCACGCCCACTTGAAGATGACCGCTCCAACCTTGATTTCAGACGCATATTTGTCTCTAATCCAGAAGTGGTCGGCAAAACCCTAGCGCAGTTGGGTCTGAGAGAAAGATTTGAAGCACGTGTGGCGCGCGTGCGCCGCGGAGATCACGACTTTTTGCCGAATGGCAACACGATGCTCTTGCTCGGCGACCGCGTACGTGTCGTAGCTCCAAAAGATCGGATGGAAGAAGTCAGTAAATTTTTCGGCGACTCCTATAAAGCACTTAGTGAAGTTGATATTATTTCACTTGGGGTCGGCATCACGCTGGGACTTTTGTTAGGGCTC harbors:
- a CDS encoding transporter, producing MIHLLSENFLLLLFLVAGIGYLIGKIRIKGFSLGIAAVLFVGLAFGALAPSVELPEFCHLFGLVLFVYTIGLSSGPSFIASLRSGGLRENLFAISVLISVGLLVVGLKELFEFSAGIAAGIFAGSTTNTPALANVIQYLREHISANSETAVKLFSEPVIAYSLCYPGGVLCVIGAIYVLQRAWRVDYKAEMQTLAQETGETGTLTTLTVKITNPTVADTTLGALRQQHHWGVRFVRWLHHGHLQLAFDDARLQPGDFVNMIGSPEETRRVAAFLGEVAPRPLEDDRSNLDFRRIFVSNPEVVGKTLAQLGLRERFEARVARVRRGDHDFLPNGNTMLLLGDRVRVVAPKDRMEEVSKFFGDSYKALSEVDIISLGVGITLGLLLGLLPVPLPGGGTFKLGIAGGPLVAGLVLGAIGRSGTIIWSIPYSANLTLRQIGLVMFLAGVGTRSGYEFASQVSDPSSLLVILSGAIATTFSAMGALFIGYKLLRIPMGRLIGIVSGIHTQPAALAFANEQTGNDMPNMGYTAVFPLVTITKILIAQLLISLL